The following are encoded together in the Pseudomonadota bacterium genome:
- a CDS encoding DUF3309 domain-containing protein, producing the protein MSIGTILLIILILILVGALPTWPHSQAWGYGPSGGLGLVVVILLILILLGKI; encoded by the coding sequence ATGTCAATTGGCACAATCTTACTCATAATCCTGATCCTGATTCTTGTGGGAGCATTGCCAACCTGGCCACATAGCCAGGCGTGGGGTTATGGGCCCAGCGGCGGACTCGGGCTAGTGGTGGTCATCTTACTGATCCTGATCTTACTAGGCAAAATATAG
- a CDS encoding DUF3096 domain-containing protein, producing the protein MNVPIEPVLALVIGILILLVPRLLNYLVAVYLIAVGILGLMHR; encoded by the coding sequence ATAAATGTACCTATCGAGCCCGTCCTTGCGCTGGTGATAGGCATATTAATCTTGCTTGTGCCAAGGCTATTAAATTATCTCGTGGCCGTGTATTTGATTGCCGTCGGTATCCTGGGGCTAATGCATCGATAG
- a CDS encoding BON domain-containing protein translates to MINRTTSITRFVIGLLLVAYQESTGEYIDDSGITASVKAAIYNDPILKVGQISVETYKGAVQLSGFVDSRQAATRAVELARSVKGVKSVKDSLVVK, encoded by the coding sequence ATGATCAATAGAACCACTTCGATAACACGCTTTGTCATAGGACTGTTATTGGTTGCCTACCAAGAAAGCACGGGTGAGTACATTGACGACAGTGGCATCACCGCCTCAGTGAAGGCGGCGATATACAATGATCCAATCCTCAAGGTCGGTCAGATCAGTGTTGAAACCTACAAAGGAGCCGTGCAGTTGAGCGGCTTCGTCGATTCCAGGCAGGCTGCCACCAGGGCCGTGGAATTAGCGAGATCTGTCAAGGGAGTCAAATCTGTTAAGGACAGCCTAGTCGTGAAATGA
- a CDS encoding radical SAM protein: MIEIDTVLIKVASRCNINCTYCYVYNMGDTGWADMPSHISQETILSVARALDELTRIQTRPFAVVLHGGEPLLLGPRKLDHVLTTLRSAAPSQCSFGLQTNGILITNEILDICSTNRTTVSVSIDGPKHIHDRVRVGHDAKGTFDKVLGGVNRLREHRNSAFLFSGLLAVIDPQSDPREVYDFFKTLKPPGIDFLYRDGNHARLPEEKEFLRSTEYGQWLARLVDIYLFDQDPLPIRFIDDLIRLILGGKGTIDGAGLTDFGILVIDADGSITKNDTLKSSFDGADRFVHKWSVHTNCLKEILNSDEFADSHALQRPTSKICLSCPELRVCGGGMTLHRWRDVNGYDNTSIYCADQLLVIEHLRNQVATIQAQ; encoded by the coding sequence GTGATCGAAATAGATACCGTTCTAATCAAGGTTGCCAGCCGCTGCAACATCAACTGCACTTATTGTTATGTCTATAATATGGGCGACACGGGTTGGGCGGACATGCCTAGCCACATCTCCCAAGAGACAATTCTTTCAGTCGCGAGAGCACTCGATGAACTAACACGCATTCAGACTCGCCCCTTCGCAGTGGTTCTCCATGGTGGTGAACCTCTCCTTCTTGGCCCAAGAAAGCTGGACCACGTTCTAACAACACTCAGAAGCGCTGCCCCTTCCCAGTGCTCTTTTGGCCTTCAAACCAATGGCATTCTGATCACGAATGAGATTCTCGACATATGTTCTACTAATCGTACAACTGTCTCTGTTAGCATCGATGGCCCAAAGCACATTCACGATCGTGTCCGCGTAGGGCACGATGCAAAAGGGACTTTCGATAAAGTCCTAGGAGGAGTTAATCGCCTGAGAGAGCATCGGAACTCCGCTTTTCTGTTTTCCGGTTTGCTAGCTGTTATCGATCCCCAATCAGACCCGCGCGAAGTTTATGATTTCTTCAAGACGTTGAAGCCCCCAGGGATTGATTTTCTCTACCGAGACGGTAATCACGCGCGACTCCCCGAGGAGAAGGAATTCCTCAGATCTACTGAATACGGTCAGTGGCTCGCTCGCCTAGTAGATATCTACCTTTTCGATCAAGACCCTCTTCCGATACGATTCATCGATGACTTGATAAGACTGATTCTCGGTGGCAAGGGAACTATAGATGGAGCAGGGCTAACGGACTTTGGAATCTTGGTAATTGACGCAGATGGATCAATTACGAAGAACGACACGCTAAAAAGCTCCTTTGATGGCGCTGATCGTTTTGTTCACAAATGGTCGGTTCACACCAACTGCTTGAAAGAAATACTCAACTCTGATGAATTTGCCGACAGTCACGCGCTGCAGCGTCCCACCTCCAAGATCTGTCTTTCGTGTCCGGAGTTGCGGGTGTGCGGGGGCGGCATGACCCTTCATCGCTGGCGTGATGTAAACGGCTATGACAACACTTCCATCTATTGCGCAGATCAGCTATTGGTAATCGAACATCTTCGTAATCAAGTGGCCACTATTCAAGCCCAGTGA
- the glmU gene encoding bifunctional UDP-N-acetylglucosamine diphosphorylase/glucosamine-1-phosphate N-acetyltransferase GlmU, with amino-acid sequence MNLSIVVLAAGQGKRMYSDVPKVLHALAGRPLLEHVCRAAARLSAERIYVVYGHGGERVCEALRHLDVTWIEQTRQLGTGHAVAHALPSIDSCNGVLILYGDVPLITSETLQRLKDALAEGGIGLLTVDLDDPGGYGRIVRDRSGAVVRIVEHKDATPEERDIREVNTGMMAIPAAHLLRWIERLDDRNAQREYYLTDIIGMAVGEGIPIKTVAAGSVYEVMGINDREQLADLERHYQGLQAQHLMRSGVTLRDPARFDLRGDLEIGRDVVIDVNVIFEGRVKLGDRVHIGPNSYLRDADLGDDAAVLPNCVLEECAIGKGARIGPFSRIRPGTRLADHVHVGNFVEIKKSTVAAGSKINHLSYVGDAEVGRDVNVGAGTITCNYDGANKHKTVIGDGVFIGSDTLLVAPVRVGDGATIGAGTTLTRDAPPGALTLGRARQTTVEGWTRPQKKKTGERK; translated from the coding sequence ATGAACCTTAGTATCGTCGTCTTGGCGGCCGGCCAGGGAAAACGGATGTATTCCGATGTCCCTAAGGTATTGCACGCTCTTGCCGGAAGGCCGCTCCTCGAACATGTCTGTCGCGCGGCGGCACGGCTGAGCGCCGAGCGGATTTACGTCGTTTACGGTCACGGTGGCGAGCGGGTGTGCGAAGCACTGCGGCATCTCGATGTCACCTGGATCGAACAGACCCGGCAACTCGGCACCGGTCATGCGGTTGCGCACGCCTTGCCATCCATCGATTCTTGCAACGGCGTCCTTATTCTCTACGGGGATGTGCCCTTGATTACCTCGGAGACCTTGCAACGCCTGAAGGATGCCCTCGCGGAGGGCGGGATCGGGTTGCTCACCGTGGACCTGGATGATCCGGGCGGATACGGCCGCATCGTACGCGATCGCAGCGGAGCGGTGGTCCGGATCGTTGAGCACAAGGATGCGACTCCCGAGGAACGGGATATCCGCGAGGTCAATACCGGCATGATGGCGATTCCCGCGGCGCATTTACTCCGATGGATAGAGCGGCTCGATGACCGCAACGCCCAGCGCGAGTATTACTTGACCGATATCATCGGCATGGCGGTGGGAGAGGGGATCCCGATTAAAACCGTGGCGGCGGGCTCGGTCTACGAGGTCATGGGAATCAATGATCGCGAGCAGCTTGCCGATCTCGAGCGCCATTACCAAGGTCTTCAAGCACAGCATCTGATGCGCTCGGGAGTGACCTTGCGCGATCCAGCCCGGTTCGATCTGCGGGGCGACCTCGAGATCGGACGGGACGTCGTGATCGATGTCAACGTCATTTTCGAAGGGCGCGTTAAATTAGGCGATCGGGTTCATATCGGGCCCAACTCCTACCTGCGCGACGCCGATCTCGGGGACGATGCGGCCGTGTTGCCGAACTGTGTGCTTGAAGAGTGTGCGATCGGTAAGGGCGCGCGCATCGGACCGTTCTCCAGGATCCGGCCCGGGACCCGTCTGGCCGACCATGTCCACGTGGGTAACTTCGTCGAGATCAAGAAATCGACGGTCGCAGCCGGTTCCAAGATCAACCATCTCAGTTACGTCGGGGATGCCGAGGTCGGCCGCGACGTCAACGTCGGCGCGGGGACCATTACCTGTAACTACGACGGGGCCAACAAACACAAGACCGTCATCGGCGATGGTGTGTTTATCGGCTCGGACACGCTGCTCGTCGCGCCGGTTCGCGTGGGCGATGGCGCCACGATCGGCGCGGGAACGACGCTCACCCGAGACGCGCCGCCCGGCGCCTTAACGCTGGGCCGTGCGCGCCAGACGACCGTTGAGGGCTGGACCCGCCCTCAGAAGAAAAAGACCGGTGAACGAAAGTAG
- a CDS encoding AAA family ATPase, which yields MANSQHSTAVYFTTLELESVRCFGHSQKLDLTDGSGNPAQWTLLLGDNGVRKTTLLQCLAWMRPVPKGGPQSNLSNADDDTEEPAPLTKGSLGPALSDEENDILESLLRTGKNQDLVLKAELCQNKEFIGKGSSKRTSSVDKSKRINTGVKIVYNRKGVLEGIKPQGNTKIETVGQYHEPFIVAYGANRQIGLQNLVQSELDDPIAARLSDVTILYDAEEILQNLDYAAAKKNYVGRENDQLVKVLHLLAQILPDVKDAKDIEINAPKMLSTSTEPSGVRINTFSGCVPLSALSLGYRTTLAWTIDLAWRLFSHYPKSPNPLAEPAVVLIDEIDLHLHPLWQRTIMEDLTELFPRAQFIATAHSPLMVQSAPNANLAVVQKEGDEVRIINEPDVVRSWRVDQILTSELFRVPASRDKQTESLFKEKESLLDKPSLSALERARLLEIEEIASLKTAESQEDQKAMDLIRSAAALLKKRRIPHNDRNT from the coding sequence ATGGCCAATTCTCAGCATAGTACCGCCGTCTATTTCACGACCCTTGAATTAGAAAGTGTGCGTTGTTTCGGCCACTCTCAAAAGTTGGATTTGACTGACGGATCGGGCAACCCGGCACAGTGGACATTGCTGTTGGGAGACAATGGAGTTAGGAAGACGACCCTATTGCAGTGTTTAGCTTGGATGAGACCGGTGCCAAAAGGAGGCCCTCAAAGCAATCTGTCGAATGCTGATGATGACACCGAGGAGCCTGCGCCTTTAACCAAAGGTTCTCTGGGACCAGCTCTTTCCGACGAAGAAAACGACATACTAGAAAGTTTACTACGCACTGGGAAGAACCAAGATCTCGTACTCAAAGCTGAGCTATGTCAGAACAAAGAGTTTATCGGGAAGGGATCAAGCAAAAGGACAAGCTCAGTTGATAAGAGTAAGAGAATTAACACAGGCGTCAAGATTGTCTACAACAGGAAGGGGGTTCTTGAAGGGATTAAACCTCAGGGTAATACAAAGATCGAAACAGTTGGTCAGTATCACGAACCTTTCATAGTTGCTTACGGCGCTAATCGTCAAATCGGATTGCAGAACTTAGTCCAAAGCGAGCTGGATGACCCAATTGCAGCACGTCTTTCCGATGTGACAATACTCTATGATGCGGAAGAGATTCTTCAGAATCTCGATTATGCTGCGGCGAAGAAAAATTATGTGGGCCGAGAGAATGATCAATTAGTAAAAGTTCTGCACCTCCTTGCGCAAATTCTTCCCGACGTTAAAGACGCAAAGGACATTGAGATTAATGCACCGAAAATGTTGAGTACCTCGACTGAACCTAGCGGTGTCCGTATCAACACTTTCTCTGGATGCGTTCCTCTTTCTGCACTGAGCTTGGGGTATCGGACTACTTTAGCCTGGACGATTGATTTGGCGTGGAGGTTATTCAGCCACTACCCCAAAAGTCCCAATCCATTGGCAGAACCTGCTGTGGTCTTAATAGATGAGATAGATTTACATCTACACCCCCTCTGGCAGCGAACAATTATGGAAGATCTGACCGAACTTTTCCCTAGAGCGCAATTCATTGCGACCGCTCATAGTCCTTTGATGGTTCAGTCTGCCCCTAATGCAAATTTGGCTGTCGTACAAAAAGAGGGCGATGAAGTAAGAATAATAAATGAACCTGACGTGGTGAGGAGTTGGCGTGTTGATCAAATCTTAACTAGCGAATTATTCCGTGTCCCCGCCTCGAGAGATAAACAAACCGAGAGCCTCTTTAAGGAGAAAGAATCGTTACTAGATAAGCCCTCGCTAAGTGCACTTGAAAGAGCGCGGCTCCTAGAAATAGAGGAGATTGCAAGTCTAAAAACGGCCGAAAGTCAAGAAGATCAAAAAGCAATGGACCTGATACGATCAGCAGCAGCGCTTCTCAAGAAACGCCGGATACCTCACAATGATAGGAATACTTAA
- a CDS encoding class I SAM-dependent methyltransferase, protein MKGNASREDLSHKELKVPHPVLDKYYASETERQPFVLDLFDGAAKYYNLVCAVLSLGSGQFYRRWALARSGLRAGMKLLDVAVGTGLVARAAIVILRDPRSVIGLDPSSGMLGEARKRLPIPLVLGIAEKLPFGNDSFDFLSMGYALRHVADLGVSFREFLRVLKPGGRILILEISRPSSVTGQYLIRVYFQKILPLIMRIFTRSGYAQLLTTYYWDTIAQCIEPTTIVKILGASGFDNVERRVYGRIFSEYTGLKSAR, encoded by the coding sequence ATGAAGGGCAATGCTTCACGCGAGGACCTCTCCCATAAGGAGCTAAAAGTACCGCACCCGGTCCTCGATAAATACTACGCAAGTGAGACGGAGAGGCAGCCATTCGTTCTCGACTTATTCGACGGCGCCGCCAAATATTATAACCTTGTATGTGCAGTACTGTCGCTCGGCTCCGGCCAATTCTATCGCCGCTGGGCGCTTGCGCGCTCAGGGCTTCGCGCCGGCATGAAGCTTCTCGATGTCGCCGTAGGCACGGGACTCGTCGCACGAGCGGCGATAGTCATTCTCCGTGACCCTCGGTCCGTGATCGGACTCGACCCCAGCAGCGGAATGTTAGGAGAAGCACGCAAGAGGCTTCCTATTCCGCTGGTGCTGGGGATTGCGGAGAAACTACCGTTCGGAAACGACAGCTTCGATTTCCTAAGCATGGGTTATGCGCTCCGTCACGTAGCCGATCTAGGCGTGAGCTTTAGAGAATTCCTACGGGTCTTGAAGCCGGGAGGCCGCATTCTGATCCTGGAGATATCTCGTCCCTCCTCGGTTACCGGCCAGTATTTAATCCGGGTCTACTTTCAGAAAATCTTGCCCCTGATTATGCGCATTTTCACCAGGAGCGGGTATGCCCAATTGCTAACTACTTATTATTGGGACACGATTGCCCAATGCATCGAGCCGACGACCATCGTGAAGATCCTGGGCGCCAGCGGCTTCGACAATGTCGAGCGCCGAGTCTATGGTAGGATTTTTAGCGAATACACTGGGCTAAAATCGGCGCGGTAA
- a CDS encoding CsbD family protein, whose translation MNWDQVKGNWKQLKGKAQQMWGDITDDELDVIEGKREELVGRLQAKYGYTKEKAEQEADSWVQKL comes from the coding sequence ATGAACTGGGATCAAGTCAAGGGTAATTGGAAGCAGCTGAAAGGCAAGGCCCAGCAAATGTGGGGTGACATTACCGATGATGAGCTCGACGTCATCGAAGGGAAGCGCGAGGAGCTCGTCGGCCGGCTGCAGGCCAAGTATGGCTATACGAAAGAAAAGGCCGAGCAGGAGGCAGACAGCTGGGTCCAAAAGCTGTGA
- a CDS encoding type II toxin-antitoxin system RelE/ParE family toxin: MQVVFTVQAEQDLEEIGDYIAIDNPSRAVSLVREIREHCAKISSSPLGYTSRPDLGEGVRSCSHGRYLILFQSSDTDVLIVRVLHGARDLPALL, from the coding sequence ATGCAAGTCGTTTTCACCGTACAGGCCGAGCAGGATCTTGAAGAAATCGGCGACTACATTGCGATCGACAATCCGTCACGCGCGGTTTCGCTTGTGCGAGAGATCCGCGAGCATTGCGCCAAAATCTCCTCCTCGCCGCTCGGCTATACATCACGGCCAGATCTTGGGGAAGGCGTCCGGTCTTGCTCTCACGGGCGGTATCTCATCCTCTTTCAATCCAGCGATACCGACGTTCTAATTGTGCGAGTGCTGCACGGTGCGCGTGATCTTCCGGCCTTGCTCTAA
- a CDS encoding MMPL family transporter, with product MSHPPPSGWFARITAVLVVLAGAVWAGWTIRLETELLALFPRELPSVRGLDQFQRQFTSDREVILVAEDTLPASAREGVFRKLRPVLAALPGVESVAAPGDEWLRAAPELAAWAIWNLPAERFSRVVAALGPGPVRARLDALPSVLTGALDPEELMRRQFDPLGLLDALGTGKDHDHSQWTERPASALTITATRPLITFDECEDFSAAIHAAIRQTLPGETRLLLTGRPAFTAEISTQMRRDMRLMIIVATVLVSAAFWAFYRTLRPLGWILLVQFLALGVGLIAARAGIGSLNVISMGFACILLGISVDYSILVYHHFASHFRDSSTVWARLCRGIWFSAITTAAAFLVLAFSSLPGLRQLALLVAAGLVASALFATWLLPAAWAARPPKPPPFLARMSGAMARTMERRGRALLVLTTLASLTAAAWLLRDPAALYAPDLDRLQPTQSAAFRGQQVLAKSDPSWQDAIYLVEAPSWDAVGRAADELAVRVTGGRRSLQSAFLPAPSRQRENRALWKGDITPRLRAAFDTAGLGSEWSGATLTLVETLNRAAAGAPDAFTAVSPLLAKLHREGSGLCRAMVRLPGAAERPVPPGGISFAGANVLPVSWVTLKDELNRTALADLRRLSGWVLACIVVLCALAQRSLRMVLLNLAALGLSFLLLAALIALTGVALSPLSLLCVPLLLGLCIDYSLHVLMALQQLRDYVHLYAHIGVPILLTGLASCIGFGVPMLTSQPALQNFGLVMDLGIIAAVTACLFLLPVLARLTTRHRGGAVKLPSQFG from the coding sequence ATGTCGCATCCCCCCCCGTCCGGTTGGTTTGCGCGCATCACGGCCGTCCTCGTAGTCCTCGCCGGCGCCGTCTGGGCCGGGTGGACGATCAGGCTGGAAACCGAGCTCTTGGCGTTGTTCCCGCGGGAATTGCCGAGCGTGCGCGGGCTCGATCAATTCCAGCGGCAATTCACCAGCGATCGCGAAGTGATCCTGGTCGCCGAAGACACGCTTCCCGCCAGCGCGCGCGAGGGAGTTTTTAGAAAACTGCGCCCCGTCCTGGCCGCGCTGCCCGGCGTCGAGTCCGTCGCAGCGCCCGGCGATGAATGGCTGCGAGCCGCGCCCGAGCTCGCCGCGTGGGCGATCTGGAATCTGCCGGCGGAGCGATTCTCGCGCGTCGTCGCCGCGCTCGGGCCGGGACCGGTGCGCGCGCGGCTCGACGCACTGCCCTCGGTGCTCACCGGCGCGCTCGATCCCGAAGAGCTTATGCGCCGGCAATTCGACCCGCTCGGCCTGCTCGACGCGCTCGGCACGGGCAAAGACCACGACCATTCCCAATGGACCGAACGGCCGGCGAGCGCGCTAACCATCACCGCCACGCGCCCGCTCATCACCTTCGACGAGTGCGAGGATTTCTCGGCCGCGATCCACGCCGCCATACGGCAAACGCTGCCCGGCGAGACGCGCCTACTGCTCACCGGCCGGCCCGCTTTCACGGCCGAAATCTCGACGCAGATGCGCCGCGACATGCGCTTGATGATCATCGTCGCCACGGTGCTCGTCAGCGCGGCGTTCTGGGCTTTCTACCGCACGCTGAGGCCGCTTGGGTGGATTTTGCTCGTGCAATTTCTCGCCCTCGGCGTGGGCCTCATCGCCGCGCGCGCCGGCATCGGCTCCCTGAATGTGATCAGCATGGGCTTCGCCTGCATTCTGCTCGGGATCAGCGTCGATTACAGCATCCTTGTCTATCACCATTTCGCCTCGCACTTCCGCGACAGCAGCACCGTCTGGGCGCGGCTCTGCCGCGGTATCTGGTTTAGCGCGATCACGACGGCGGCGGCGTTTCTTGTCCTCGCGTTTTCGTCCCTGCCCGGCCTGCGCCAGCTCGCCTTACTCGTGGCCGCGGGGCTCGTTGCCTCGGCCTTGTTCGCCACCTGGTTGTTACCGGCCGCGTGGGCCGCGCGCCCGCCCAAGCCACCGCCCTTTCTAGCCCGCATGAGCGGCGCGATGGCGCGCACGATGGAGCGCCGCGGCCGCGCGTTGCTGGTGTTGACCACGCTCGCTAGCCTCACCGCCGCCGCCTGGCTCTTGCGCGATCCCGCCGCGCTGTACGCGCCAGATCTCGATCGTCTTCAGCCCACGCAGAGCGCCGCCTTTCGCGGCCAGCAGGTGCTCGCGAAAAGCGACCCGAGCTGGCAGGACGCGATTTACCTCGTCGAGGCGCCGAGCTGGGACGCCGTCGGGCGCGCCGCCGACGAGCTCGCCGTGCGCGTTACCGGCGGGCGCCGCTCGCTGCAGAGCGCCTTCCTGCCCGCGCCCTCGCGCCAGCGCGAAAACCGCGCGCTGTGGAAAGGCGACATCACCCCGCGACTCCGCGCCGCTTTCGATACCGCCGGCCTCGGCAGCGAATGGAGCGGCGCCACCCTTACCCTCGTCGAGACCCTGAATCGGGCCGCCGCCGGCGCGCCCGACGCCTTCACTGCCGTCTCCCCGCTCCTGGCCAAACTTCACCGCGAAGGATCCGGCCTTTGTCGCGCCATGGTCCGCCTCCCCGGCGCTGCCGAGCGGCCGGTGCCGCCCGGCGGCATCAGTTTCGCCGGCGCGAACGTGCTGCCGGTGAGCTGGGTCACACTCAAAGACGAGCTCAACCGCACCGCGCTCGCCGATCTTCGCCGCCTCAGCGGCTGGGTGCTCGCGTGCATCGTTGTGCTGTGCGCGCTCGCCCAACGTTCATTGCGCATGGTGCTGCTCAATCTCGCCGCCCTCGGCCTCTCGTTCCTTCTCCTCGCCGCGCTGATCGCGCTCACCGGTGTCGCGCTCAGCCCGCTCTCGCTCTTGTGCGTGCCGCTCCTGCTCGGGCTCTGCATCGACTACAGCCTGCATGTCCTCATGGCCCTGCAACAACTACGCGATTACGTGCACCTCTACGCGCACATCGGCGTGCCCATCCTGCTCACCGGCCTCGCCTCGTGCATCGGTTTCGGCGTACCCATGCTCACCAGCCAGCCCGCGCTACAGAACTTTGGCCTGGTGATGGATCTCGGCATCATCGCCGCCGTCACCGCGTGTCTCTTTTTACTTCCCGTGCTCGCGCGTCTCACGACGCGGCACCGCGGCGGGGCAGTGAAGTTGCCGAGCCAGTTCGGCTAA
- a CDS encoding tryptophan 7-halogenase — protein sequence MSAPANEQETKARVLRVAILGSGPSGSALACMLARQGAEVTLFEHGRRPELVVGESLVPAVIPMLRRLGIEEEIAAIGLLKPGASFVWSPLDRFSFTFARFAPAVPPYAYNVPRPRFDEVLLANAIASGTQVVRTRARVERASRNTGTELRLAAETLTAASQWGSRQPDLIVDATGRSRLVARMLDIPTQIGPRDDLAHFAHFEGFRWEEAPGQVVISRLKAGWSWCIPLPDKLSIGIVVGRKDADRLGATPEERLKNAIAFPEDRSP from the coding sequence ATGAGCGCACCCGCGAATGAGCAAGAGACGAAGGCCAGAGTTTTGCGGGTAGCCATCCTGGGCTCCGGTCCGTCTGGATCGGCTCTGGCCTGCATGCTGGCCCGCCAAGGCGCCGAGGTGACGCTCTTCGAGCATGGGCGGCGTCCCGAATTGGTCGTGGGTGAGTCCCTCGTACCCGCCGTGATACCGATGCTGCGGCGTTTGGGCATCGAGGAAGAAATCGCCGCCATCGGACTTTTGAAACCGGGCGCTTCCTTTGTCTGGTCACCCTTGGACCGCTTCAGTTTCACCTTCGCGCGCTTCGCTCCGGCCGTGCCCCCTTATGCCTACAACGTCCCACGGCCACGATTCGACGAAGTCTTGCTGGCCAACGCGATTGCCTCAGGAACCCAAGTCGTACGCACCCGCGCCCGCGTGGAGCGGGCATCCCGGAATACCGGAACCGAGCTCAGGCTCGCCGCGGAGACCTTGACCGCGGCATCCCAATGGGGCAGCCGGCAACCCGATCTTATTGTTGACGCCACGGGGCGCAGCCGGCTCGTCGCTCGCATGCTGGATATACCCACTCAGATCGGTCCACGCGATGACCTGGCTCATTTCGCCCACTTCGAGGGGTTCCGGTGGGAAGAGGCCCCCGGCCAGGTCGTCATTTCGCGCCTCAAGGCAGGCTGGAGCTGGTGCATTCCGCTACCGGACAAGTTATCTATCGGTATCGTGGTGGGGCGGAAAGATGCGGATCGACTGGGAGCCACACCGGAGGAGAGGCTAAAGAACGCGATCGCCTTTCCTGAAGATCGCAGCCCATAA
- a CDS encoding type II toxin-antitoxin system ParD family antitoxin, whose product MPSSYAVGKHFEQFIKQQLEGGRYASASEVVRDALRLLEEEQQRREATLEALRADVKKGLASGKGKPAEEVLDRLERKYADMAKSRHKK is encoded by the coding sequence ATGCCCTCCAGTTATGCCGTAGGTAAGCATTTCGAGCAATTCATAAAACAACAACTTGAAGGGGGGCGCTACGCCAGCGCGAGTGAAGTCGTTCGTGACGCACTCCGCTTGCTCGAAGAAGAGCAACAGCGGCGCGAGGCCACACTGGAGGCACTCCGTGCCGACGTCAAAAAGGGGCTTGCCAGCGGTAAAGGGAAACCCGCAGAGGAAGTGCTCGATCGACTTGAGCGCAAGTACGCGGACATGGCTAAGTCGCGGCACAAGAAGTAA
- a CDS encoding HEXXH motif-containing putative peptide modification protein gives MGELSDRVRVSLETPNNNPWFPELTSQLTELAWDNLGKDIGLTTDTYGTARVLSGNVSISRDVIKYLLTDQVVCETPLTIDIEVLPQEQAAQYLDAGITFYLPNELLNTTVTGCVEDAISILKRVPSLLSTVTTLIRSLHLIKPADSDYDVSFSEPKAPFSVFVSVPEKRVPNDAIRVAESILHEAMHNQLTIIEQIVPLIRSSGKKYFSPWRGTHRPAQGILHALYVFRVIDRFLASLSSLRSFRGEFQEYLQGRRNDIHRQINETRSFESSSELTMIGARFVRGLFSVSLILPLSSNSYRTLADSPSAEITCSDNL, from the coding sequence ATGGGTGAACTCTCGGACCGAGTGAGAGTTTCGCTTGAGACGCCGAATAACAATCCTTGGTTCCCAGAGCTCACCTCGCAACTGACAGAACTAGCATGGGACAACTTGGGCAAGGATATCGGCCTCACTACGGACACTTATGGAACTGCACGGGTTTTGTCTGGTAATGTGTCCATCTCGCGTGATGTCATTAAATATCTCCTCACAGATCAGGTGGTTTGTGAAACACCGCTAACCATCGACATCGAAGTACTCCCACAAGAACAGGCAGCTCAGTACCTTGACGCTGGAATCACCTTTTATTTGCCAAATGAACTTCTCAATACGACAGTCACAGGATGCGTTGAAGACGCAATCAGCATTTTGAAGCGAGTTCCAAGTCTATTAAGTACCGTCACAACCTTAATTCGCTCCTTGCATTTAATAAAGCCCGCGGATAGCGATTACGATGTAAGTTTCAGTGAGCCGAAAGCTCCTTTCTCGGTATTCGTGTCGGTTCCTGAAAAGCGTGTTCCAAATGACGCTATCCGTGTCGCGGAGTCGATTCTGCATGAAGCTATGCACAATCAGCTCACGATTATTGAACAAATAGTGCCTCTTATCAGATCGAGTGGAAAGAAATACTTTTCGCCTTGGAGGGGAACACATCGACCTGCGCAAGGCATTCTTCATGCTTTGTATGTTTTCAGGGTAATTGACCGATTTTTAGCCAGCTTGTCTTCATTGAGGAGTTTTCGCGGTGAATTTCAAGAATACCTACAGGGAAGGCGGAATGACATTCATAGGCAAATCAATGAGACTCGTTCTTTTGAAAGCAGTTCCGAATTAACAATGATTGGAGCTCGGTTTGTCCGGGGCCTATTCTCGGTCTCCCTGATTCTTCCGCTTTCTTCAAACAGCTACCGCACCTTAGCTGACTCTCCTTCTGCAGAGATTACCTGCTCAGATAATCTATAA